The following nucleotide sequence is from Methanocaldococcus jannaschii DSM 2661.
CTTATTTATATAGTATTTCATGAAAATGTAGTAATTTTCAAACTACTATTTGAATTAACTTTAAAATCAGTTAAAAGAAATATTTTATTCTTAATCCTATTGAGGGAACTTTAAAACCACAAAGTTATTTGGTTTGGAATGCAATAAAAAGAGTACTGTAAATTATTCTTTAATTATCTCAATAAAATCTACTTTTTCAAAGTCAGAATCAAAGGTAGCTAATTTATTTATCCTATAATATTTACAAGTGGCTATTATGATTGCATCGTTTGTTAAAAGGTTGTATTTTTTACCTATTTCAGGAGCTAATTTTAAAACTTCCCAATTTGTATCTAATATTTTTAAGTAGTTCATTTTAATCATTTTATCAATTTTTTCTCTAACTTCTTCATATACCCAAGAATATCTATTTAAATTCTTTTTTAAATCATAAACTCCTCTAATTCCATCTTCTAATGCTATATGAAATGTCACTTTAAACATTGTTTCAGAAAAGACTATTGGATTTATGCATAACATAAAACCATCATTTATTAGTTTAGATAATAATTTATGAGCTTTTTCATCTCCAATAAATAATCCAACCATGACTGAAGAATCAATAAAAACATTAGAAGGACTCATAATATGCCTCTTTTAATTTTTTATAATCGATATCTTTACACTTTTTTATTATCATAGATTTTAAAAACTCTTCTACATCATCATTAACAATTTTAATTTTTAATCTCTTTTTACCCTTTATTTTTAATGGTTTTAATGGTTTTAAAACTCCATCTTCGTAAATAACTTCAATAATTTCTGACATATAAATCACCAGAGGCCTTTATTTTTCTATTTTTCTAAGGTA
It contains:
- a CDS encoding antitoxin family protein is translated as MSEIIEVIYEDGVLKPLKPLKIKGKKRLKIKIVNDDVEEFLKSMIIKKCKDIDYKKLKEAYYESF
- a CDS encoding type II toxin-antitoxin system VapC family toxin, with protein sequence MSPSNVFIDSSVMVGLFIGDEKAHKLLSKLINDGFMLCINPIVFSETMFKVTFHIALEDGIRGVYDLKKNLNRYSWVYEEVREKIDKMIKMNYLKILDTNWEVLKLAPEIGKKYNLLTNDAIIIATCKYYRINKLATFDSDFEKVDFIEIIKE